In Cryptomeria japonica chromosome 5, Sugi_1.0, whole genome shotgun sequence, the genomic window ATATATTTATTATGATTTGATTGATGTAATAAAATATGTAATATTAAAAAgagaaattaaattttacactaaaTGTTTGTGATATAGACCAATGAGAGAAAATATATGATATTTATATAACTTtgtaaaatgaaaaatataaaataaactataaaaatttcattcaaaaaaattaattctttgatataattgattaaagTACTTGAAAAACTCAATACAATAGATGTATCCCAAAGGAACTAATAAAAAATAGatcatttataaatatattaaactATTTTCTCAAACAAGATGCAAAACGAAACGAGTATTAGCATAGCATACAATTTTCACTATCATTTCATTATAACTTCGGCGAGATTTCTATATCGTTGAAAGATTCATCACAAACTGACATAGTAGATTGACTTGTTTGGTTTTAGAAAAGAAAAAACGAACAGGTAGATTAATATTCACGCTTCTGGAAAGAGTGATTCATTCAAATTGGAAAAATGGAAATTCCGGAATCAAATAACTGTTGCACAGAACCATCTAAGTGTACTCCAAGCTCTATGGAATGAATCTACACCTTACATTGTCAATTAAACTTCCCTGAAGTAGGTGCTACCCTAACGATAGTTCACTGTCACAGTGGACTATCATTACTACTCGACAGTGGATTTACTCCTACAATAAATTCCTGAAGGCTACTCTGGCGTCTTTGCGCGGGTCACTACGGCATACGCCTCCACTGGAGCATCGACCTCGGGAACTGCTCGACGGCCAAATGAACAGCCTTACCGTTGTCTTCTATCACTACCTTTTGCACCGGCTGCACAGGTATGATCTCCACAATTTTCAAATGTAGTACCATTGTCTTCTATCACTACCTTTTAGATTTCCTTCACTCCTTGACGGTGAGAATGGATGTACTGATGTCCATGAGTGCAATTAAGGAGACTTGAATGAGTGCATTGAACCATTGGAGGCTGGTATATGTCATAATCTGCCTGGCACATTGTTAATGTGCAAAGGATTactgatcaggattaaattgggaaaatattgaaatctaattttcaaaattttctatgttttagtaaattgcaattttgagggtcttcggtgcatttttggacaaatgttgggtgactaaattttatatttagttttttgataattttgatagttttagtagtttaattgtaataaacattatggtgactcttcgtttcaattccaagggatttgtgtgacccttgggatacattcgacttgtataaactccaattttgaatagaatggagacagtttttggcttgcaatcttcttgttgtcaatttttgtgttgaaatctacaataccgcaggtatcacaccaggtattgtaatctggttttcataaatcagatcaattACAGTGGAGACGGCTTTCAAAACGGGACAAGATGCCAGTCGCCGAGCTCAAATAACTCCCTAAGATCTGCAATTATAGGTAACTGGATTACTTGGCATCTCTATCTTTACATTTAACGCATTATAACATATTGAGTAAATATCTGTTTAAGTTGTTATGGAGAGAAGGAATTCTTGATATATGTTTTTCgaaaactaattaaaaaattataatttaattggtGCTCGAATGCTAGTATTTTTTTGAAACAGTTTAAAAATAGCCTCCAACAACTACTCGGTAGAATTAGGAAAAGGAGGCTTTGCAACCATGTACAGAGGAGTTCTCCCAGATGGCATGCCAGTGGCGATCAAAAATCCTAAATCATTTTCCCGAGTTTATTAATGAAATTGTGATTTTATCCCACATAAATCACAGAAACGTAGTGAAATTGATTGGTTGTTGTCTACGAATTTGTGCCGAATGGAACACTCTTTCAGCATCTACAGTCACCGGAAAATCACTTGCCCTGGGAAAGGAGACGGCAGATTGCCATAGAGACAGCAGAGGGCATAGCATACGTGCATCGTGAGGCCTCTCAGCCCATTTTCCATCGCGACATAAAACCATCAAACATTCTTTTGGATGACACATTTACTCCAAAAGTGGCAGACTTCGGTATTTCTCGTCTGCGACCTTCTGATGAAATGCATCTCAGCACCATGTTTCCCTCAGGCACTCCTGGTTATGTGGATCCCGAATTCATAAGAAGCAATCAGCTTACTGAGAAGAGTGATGATTTTAGCTTTGGTCTAGTTTTGGTTGAGCTTCTTACTGGTCTTAAAACTGTGTTGTCTTGCCATGGTGAGAAGTACACTTTATATGACCATTTCCTATCCACAATTAATGATGGCCTCTTAACAAATATTTTAGATCCCAAAATAGTGGATGAGGAAAATCAATGGCAGATGGAGAATATGGCAAAACTTGCAAAGGAATGTTTGCACAAGGAATGACAGGGCCGTCGATGAGAGAGGTAGTGGATGAGCTTGTTTGGATAAGAGCAGCCACAAAGCAGGCAAGACTTTTAAATATGGATGCGACTCTCCCTGTGCAGGAAGCTAGTTCCACACAAGCAACACTCAAGCATTACTTAATTGAGGAGCTTGAAGAAACATATATTTAATCTTGTCATGATCTCCATTGgtgcaaatatttatttatttttatttattttgtttgatttggtttatcatttatatttatttaaatatatgagATGTACAGCCACAAAACAAAGGTGGCATATACTTGAATAAGTCTAAAATTCAAGACAATGTTTGAGGAAATTATattcataggatttttatttatGTTAGTTATTAGGTCGCAATGTACCATGTAAAATATGATTATTATTTGTAATTGGAAACTTAGGTAATGAAAAATGCAAGGCTATTATTGAATAAATTCACgtcaaattttaatttaattcaatAATGAACACAGGATGCAATAGAATTTATTAAAGTAGGGATGGAGATAGAGGGgtagggggagagggtgagagcaTTTGGTACAGCAGATGACATTTTGAAATGATTATTTTGAAGACTTTCATGAAGGTGCTCATGGTACACTCTATTTGAGAAATAAATCAAGCCTCAAAAATGTTGGAAAAGGAACCATGTGGCTTACATTGCCTAGCCTTCTAGATTTTGTACTTTATTTTGTCTAGTATCTTCTTCCATTGCAATGTAATTTGTTGTCGAGTTAGTATTGATTCAATAACAATTTCAAGTGTCCATTTTGTTAGAAGATGGACATGTGGCTATTAGGTAGAAGTCAAATAATCAAGTTACATTTACTAGTTGTGAAGATGACAAGTTATTAATACTCTATGGTACTTCATCATTTTCTAGGAGTTTTGCATATCTTACCAAGAAGGTAatttatctcataatcatttatggCATGCAAGGTTTAGAAATGTTAATTATGATAACATTCATATCATGCAAAATAATAATATTGCAAGTTTTCCCACTTAGCCAGTTGAAAAATGTAAAGCTTGTATTCTTGAAAAATAATATAAAGATTATTTCACTCACTCTACTTGGTGACACATAGAAAATGGTAACTTGTTCATTTTGATTAATGTAGATTGTTGCCAAATATTTATACTAGAAGATGTAAGCATTTTATGTTTTACATTGATGTTATAGTTGCTTGACTTGGATTTATTTATTGTagaaaaaatatgaagatttttaaACTCTTACGAACTTTCACATTATAATTGAAAGAAAACACAATCTCAAATCAGTACTATTTGTACAAACAAGGGTAAAGACTTTTCTTCCATAACTTTTTAGGATTATCTTTTTCAAACAACATTATTTTACTATTCTAAATACTCAACAAAATAACATTGTCGAAAGAATGAATAGTACTATCATGGATATGATTTCAGAAATATAatattttgatgcaggagcatccccgattcttggcaatcttgcatcaaccaaaaatatttcctttctattttgtagtttcagcatttcattttgcattttctggcattggctcaccggattTCAAGGAGTTGgtttttttcttgaggacttgattatctaccttattcccaaaccgtggagcatttggatcattttctggaaaGATATCGCTACTGATTTCCGAAACAGTTTTCTGGTactagttgcctagacctatttgcatttctAATCTATCGGAATCTACTAGATCCCTTATGTAGCTTGCGGAGCCCAtagcgttgattctgatgttccttggcatgtggtcgaccttccctttgatctacacttcatcctttgtattttctaaaggaatttctttggcgaaggccgaccttgttgtttttacacgttaggtcttgttcttcggcttttgatccttttttgggccaGCCAAATCCCCTtagatcatataaataattgtaattca contains:
- the LOC131875726 gene encoding putative wall-associated receptor kinase-like 16; translated protein: METKGKSGQGMFANGRKGKSVYERGGGGARYSGVFARVTTAYASTGASTSGTARRPNEQPYRCLLSLPFAPAAQHLQSPENHLPWERRRQIAIETAEGIAYVHREASQPIFHRDIKPSNILLDDTFTPKVADFGISRLRPSDEMHLSTMFPSGTPGYVDPEFIRSNQLTEKSDDFSFGLVLVELLTGLKTVLSCHGEKYTLYDHFLSTINDGLLTNILDPKIVDEENQWQMENMAKLAKECLHKE